One Streptosporangium becharense genomic window, TTGGGGGCCGGAGTCACACGGCTCGCGGGCGGCGACCGCGTATGGGGGGTCTTGGGCCGCACCTCCGGGTTCGGCAGCGCCGCCGAGTACGTGACCGTGCCTGCCGAGCGGATCGGCCTGGTCCCTGACGGGCTGGATCTGGTGGACGCTGCCGCGCTGCCGGTGGCCACCACGGCCGTCACCGCCCTACGGGACAAAGCCGGGCTGCGCTCCGGCGAACGACTCCTCGTCCGGGGCGCGGCGGGCGGCGTCGGCAACGCCGCCGTCCAGCTCGGACGGGCGTACGGCGCCGAGGTCACGGCCCTCGCCCGTGCAGCCAACCTCGACTTCGTCCGCGGGCTCGGCGCGCACAAGGCCGTCGACCACCGGGGCGTCCGCCCGGCGGAACTGGGCCGCTTCGACGTGGTCCTGGACACCGCGGGGACCGACCTGCGGACCTTCCGGCGCCTACTGAATCCTGGCGGGCGCATGGTCACCATCGCCTTCGACCTGGAACGGCCCGCGGCATCGCTCGGCTACCTCGCGGCCAGCGCGATCCACGGACGTGGCCGGGTGCGCTTCTTCAGCGGCAACCCCACGCAGGGGCACTTGGACGATCTCGCCCGTCATGTGGTCGAGGGCAAGCTGAGCCCCGCGGTGGACACGGTCTTCCCCCTGGAGGAGACCGCAGCGGCCCACTGGGCGCTGGAGGCGGGCGGCGTCCGGGGCAAGTACGTGGTCAGGGTCGCGTAGGACCCCCGTGGAGGTGCCGATCACAGCCACTCGTTGATGGCCGCTACGAGGGGTCCCCGTAGTACTCGCGAAAAACCGGGCGGATATGACCCTGGCCTGGTTTTTCGCAAGCGGTCCGCGGCCGGGCCCCCGGGGTTCGTGAGGGTCCGATGCGGCCTGTTATGCCTCTCGGAGAGGGCGGGTTTCGGCGCTCTACTGCCGAACAGTCCACGGGACCGAATCGGCAGAGGACGAGGATGGAGGCGTTTACCTCGGCTGGTGCCGCTGGGTGACCGGAAAGAGTTTGGGTTCTGTCAGGTCTGCGACCCAGTGCGGTGCGTTTCTACCGCACCCATACTAAGGAATAACCTCTGGGTTCCCGAGTGCCTCTCCAGGTCATTCGGCTCAGGACCAGGGCGTTTTCCATGTAGAGCACGTCGCTCCGGTGGTTGAGGAGATCTCGGAATCGGTGAGGCTTCTTCCTCGTCGCTGAGATTTTTGTAGCGGTGGTGAAGTCGAGGAGTCGCGTGCCGGGCCGGAGATCGGCGATGCGGATCTCCGGCCCGGCGTCTCCCCGCAGCACGCGGTCCCGAGGGGCTATCGGTCCTGCGGCCCCTGGATCACGTTGTTGTCACCGCCCCGGCCGTTTCCTCTGTTGCCGCCACGGCCGTTGCCCCTGTTGTCCCCACGGTCGCCGTCGTCGCCCCCCTCGTCGCTCCGCGGCGGACGCACGGGTGCGCAGCCCTGCCCGCAGCCGCCGAAGCGCGCGGCGTTGATCGGGGTGAAGGGCGTGGCCTTCACCCCCTTCAGCGCGGCCAGCATGGTGTCCTTCCAGATCGGCCCGGGGATGGTGGCCCCGAAGACCGAACCGTAGTACCTGCCGCCGATGGTGACGCCGTTGAGCTTGTGATTCTGCGAGCCGCGCGGGTCGCCGATGCTCACCGCGCCAGCCAGGTCGGGGGTGAACCCGGCGAACCAGGCGGTGGCCTGGTTGTCGGTGGTACCGGTCTTGCCCGCGGCGTCGCGGCCGGGCAGCCCGCCCACCGCCCGCATCGTGCCCTTGGTGAACACCCCGGCCAGGATGTGCGCCGTGGCGTCGGCGACCTCCGGATCCAGCGCCTGCCGGCACTTGGGCCGGTAGTCGGTCACCTTGCCGTTGCGGTCGACGATCTGGGTGATGGCCATCGGCGCGCAGTACTTCCCGCGCGCTCCGATCGCGGCGTAGGCGTTGGCCACGGTCACCGGGTCCATCTCGTTGATGCCGAGGGTGAAGGTCTCGTACTCCTGCAGCGGCAGCCCGTCGGCGCGCTTGATCCCCAGCGACTTGGCGGTCTGCACGGTGTCACACAGGCCGACCCGCTGCTCCAACTCCAGGAAGAAGGTGTTGACCGACCCCCAGGTGCCGGTCTGCAGCGTCTTGAAACCGGGATTGCCCTCATCGTTGGTGACGGTGTGCGTCGGGTCGCCGATGTTCTCGCCCTTGCAGTTCTTGAACGACGCATACCCCGGCGCACGGTAGCCGGCGCCGGCGGTGAGACCATCGTTGATCTTCATGCCCTTCTTCAGCGCCGTGATCAACGTGAACGTCTTGAACGTCGAGCCGGGCTGGAACCCCACCCCTCCGCCGTGCGCCGCGTCCGCCACGACGTTGTACGACATCTCGTTGCGGGCCTTGGAGGTGCCGTACTTCCGGCTGGCCGCCATCGCCTTGATCGCCCCGGTGCCCGGCTGGATCAGGGCCTGGGAGGCGACCGGGTTGTCGGAGGCGTACACCCACTTCTTGATGGCCCGCTCGGCCGCCGCCTGCATCCGGGGGTCCAGCGTCGTCTTGATCGTCAGACCGCCGCGGTTGAGGAAGCGGGTACGGGCCTTCTCGGTCTTGCCGAACGCCGGATTACGCAGGATCTCGCTGCGCACGTACATGCAGAAGTAGGGATACGGGCTGGCCGTGCACCCGCCGGGCAGCGGGGTGCCCTTGTAGCCCAGCTTCCGGGCTTTGGCCTGGTCGGCCTCCTGCTGGGAGATCTTGCCGAGCTCCGCCATCCGGTCCAGCACCACGTTGCGCCGCTCCAGCAGCCGCTGCCGGTTCTTCCTGCCGCCCTCGGGGTCGGTGTTGATCGGCAACTGCACCGCCGCGGCCAGTGTCGCCGCCTGCGCCAGGTCCAGCTCCGCGGCCGGCACCCCGAAGAACCGCTTGGCCGCGGCCTCGATACCGTTGGCTCCGGCCCCGAAATAGGCGATGTTCAGATACTTCTCCAGGATCTCGTCCTTGGTGTATTTCTCCTCCACCGCCATCGCGTAGCGCAGCTCGTTGAGCTTGCGCGCGTAGCTGGCCTCCAGCGCCTTCTCCTTCTCCTCCCGGGTGACGGCGGTGTTCAGCAGCACCTGCTTGACGTACTGCTGGGTGATGCTGGAGCCGCCCTGGGCCACCCCGCCCGAGGAGAGGTTCTTGGCGAAGGCCCGGATGGTGCCCTCGATGTCGATCGGGCCGTGCTCGTAGAAGCGGTAGTCCTCGATCGAGATGATCGCCGTCTTCATCACCTCGGAGACCCTGTCGAGCGGCACGACCTCGCGGTACTCCTCGTAGAACTGCGCGATCTGCCGACCCCGGGCGTCCAGCACCGTCGTCTTCTCCGCCAGCGGCGGCTCCTCCAGAGCCTCCGGTCTGAGGTTCAGCTGGTCCGACGCGGTGACGACCATCGCCCCCGCCCCACCCACGGCGGGCAGGGCGAGCCCCGCCACCAGCATCCCCCCGACGACCCCCATCACGGCCAGGCGCATGACGCCCGACCCGGCCGACACCCGGACCAGGGGACGACGCGCGCGTTTCCCCTCCTGCCCGGCGGGGTGGCCCTCCTCAGCCGGGTTCGACTCGCTGAAGATGTTCATTCGGCCACACCGGCGGCGGAATCCACGACGACCGCACGAACGTGGTCGCTCTTCGCGATGAGGCCGGCCGCCGACCGGCCCGCAAGCCGAGCCGGCCCGCCGGGCGACAGCCCGGCGGCGGGCAGAGGTGCGACGGGCGCGTCCATCAATCCCCTCCTACTACCATTAGGATATATCCTTAAGCCTATAGGCAAATTAAGACCGACGCGTACTTTTGCGACATTTGCCAGGAAGGGCGGGCAGCCCGCACGGCCCGAACCGAGTGACGGCGATCGCCATGCTCGCCCCGAAGGCGCCATTCAACCAAACGTTCACCTGGAGCAGCGAATCCTACAAGTATTAGGATTAGCCCTACAGCCCATAGGCAAGGGATGAATGATGCGCAAGGGACTCACCCGGCAGGCGACGATCGACGCTGCGATCGCCTACGCCGACCGGCACGGCCTCGACGCCCTGTCCATCAGCGCGTTGGCCCGCCATCTGGGCGTGGCCGCCCCCAGCCTGTACGTCCACCTGCCCGGTGGCCTGCGTGAGCTACGAGCCGCGCTCTGCGCCAGGGGACACCTCGACATCGCCGAACGCTGCCGCCGCGCCGCCACCGGCCGCTCCGGAGCCGACGCCCTGCGTGCCCTGGCCCACGCCCAGCGTGACTACGCCCGCGACCACCCCGCCCTCTACGCGGCCACCGGTCTCGCCATCGACGGCCACGGCGGCGACGAGGTCCGCCGTGCCGCCGACGAGGCGGCGGCGGTCGCCGCCGACGTCCTGGCCACCGGTGCGTTCGCCGAGTCCTCCCGCGTACACGCCGCCCGGGGGATCCGCAGCGCCGTCCAGGGTTTCTGCGCGCTGGAGGCGGCCGGGATGTTCGCGTTGGACGTCTCCGTCGACGAGAGCTTCTCCTGGCTCGTCGAGGCGCTTGTGTCCGGGGCCATGAGCCCGGTGGAGGCCGGCACCGCGGACCGTTCGTGAACCCCCGCGCGACCGGGCCACCGCCGCCTCGGGTGAGGCGGCGCCTCACCCGGTCCGCCGCTCCACCCAAGGCGCTCCATCCCACCCGGGCCATCGCGACCTCGCCCGGCCCGGCGCAACCGGCGACCGGTCGACGGCGAAGACGGACGCGAGGTCAGAGACGGCGGCGCATCACGACGCGCGGAGCGAGCTCGATGCCCAGCTCCCGCTCGTGGCGGACCAGTTCGGCCATCTCCGGCCCCCACTCGGCGGGAGTGAGAACGGTGAAACCGCGCTCGGCGTACCAGGGCCCGTTCCAGAGCACGTCGCGGAAGGTGGTCAGCGTCACGGCCGCCGAGCCGACCGCCGCCGCGTGGTCGCAGACGGCCTCCAGCAGGCGCCCGCCGACCCCCCGTCGCCCGTGCCCGGGGTGGACGGCGAGCTGGTCGAGGTGGACCTGCCCGTCGACCCGGCCGAGCAGGGCGAACCCGACCGGCGGAACCCCCGCGACGAGAACACGCGACGGATCGTCGACTTCCTCGATCATCGTCGTGCCCGCGGGGAAGACGATGCCCACCTGGGCGAAGACCCCGTCGGCCGCGGTCTCCACCGCCGCCAGCCCGGCCAGTTCCTCCGCCTCCGCCCAGCGGACCCCGGTAGTCGTCATGGGACCGGACGATACAGCAGCGACCTGCCCGACTCATCCGAGTCATCCGAATGCAGCCGTGGACGCTAGAGGTCGAGAAGGTGCTCCAGGCCGACGGTCAGACCAGGCAGCTCACGGACACGGCGCACACCCAGCAGCACGCCGGGCGTGAACGACGAGCGGTTCATGGTGTCGTGGCGGATGGTGAGGATCTCACCGTCCCCGCCCAGCAGGACCTCCTGGTGGGCGATGAGCCCGGCCAGGCGTACCGCGTGCACGTGGACCCCCTCGACCTCGGCGCCGCGGGCCCCGTCGAGCTGGGAGCTGGTCGCGTCGGGCATCGGCGCGGAGCCCGCCTTGCGTCGCGCCTCGGCGATCAGCTCGGCCGTACGCCGTGCGGTGCCGGAAGGCGCGTCGGCCTTGTTGGGATGGTGCAGCTCGACGATCTCGACCGACTCGAAGTAGCGGGCGGCCTGCTGGGCGAAGTGCATCATGAGCACGGCGGCGATGCCGAAGTTCGGGGCGATCAGCGCGTTCACCCCGGGGTTCGCGTCCAGCCAGCCCCGGACCGACGCCAGGCGCGCGGCGTCGAAGCCCGTGGTGCCGACCACCGGGTGCACACCGTGGGAGATGCACCATTCGAGGTTGCCCATGACGACGTCGGGGTGGGTGAAGTCGACCACCACCTCGGCGCCTTCCAGCCGCTCGATCGGGTCGTCCTTGTCGACGGCCGCGACCAGATCCAGGTCACCGGCCGCTTCGACGGCCTTGCACACTTCGATACCGACACGCCCTCGGGCGCCGAGAACTCCAACCCTGATCACGGGCCCAGGGTATACCGTCCGTCGTGGCCGGGCCGTGCCGGACCGCCCGGCTCGCCCCCGGGCGAGGCTTCCGCCCTTCCGCCCGGGGGAGCGGGCACGGCCGGGACCCGGCCGTGCGCCGCTAAGCCAGGAACGTGGTGAAGTCCCGGTCTTCGTAGGGGCCGATGACCGCCAGGGACATCGGGCGCCGGAGGACGTCGCGGGCGACCTCGGAGATCTCCTCCGGGGTCACCGCGTCGATCCTGGCCAGGATGTCGTCGACCGAGAGCAGCTCGTCGAAGACCAGCTCACCCTTGCCGATCCGCGACATCCGGGAGCCGGTGTCCTCCAGGCCCAGCACCAGGCCGCCGCGCATCTGGCCCTTGCCCCGGACGATCTCCT contains:
- a CDS encoding GNAT family N-acetyltransferase, with the translated sequence MTTTGVRWAEAEELAGLAAVETAADGVFAQVGIVFPAGTTMIEEVDDPSRVLVAGVPPVGFALLGRVDGQVHLDQLAVHPGHGRRGVGGRLLEAVCDHAAAVGSAAVTLTTFRDVLWNGPWYAERGFTVLTPAEWGPEMAELVRHERELGIELAPRVVMRRRL
- a CDS encoding TetR/AcrR family transcriptional regulator yields the protein MRKGLTRQATIDAAIAYADRHGLDALSISALARHLGVAAPSLYVHLPGGLRELRAALCARGHLDIAERCRRAATGRSGADALRALAHAQRDYARDHPALYAATGLAIDGHGGDEVRRAADEAAAVAADVLATGAFAESSRVHAARGIRSAVQGFCALEAAGMFALDVSVDESFSWLVEALVSGAMSPVEAGTADRS
- a CDS encoding NAD(P)-dependent alcohol dehydrogenase, with amino-acid sequence MNDRMMKAVLYDRYGGPDVLYLGRVPRPEPAAGEVLVKVHAFSVNGGELAARAGRVRLVTGRKFPQRVGLDFTGEVAALGAGVTRLAGGDRVWGVLGRTSGFGSAAEYVTVPAERIGLVPDGLDLVDAAALPVATTAVTALRDKAGLRSGERLLVRGAAGGVGNAAVQLGRAYGAEVTALARAANLDFVRGLGAHKAVDHRGVRPAELGRFDVVLDTAGTDLRTFRRLLNPGGRMVTIAFDLERPAASLGYLAASAIHGRGRVRFFSGNPTQGHLDDLARHVVEGKLSPAVDTVFPLEETAAAHWALEAGGVRGKYVVRVA
- a CDS encoding transglycosylase domain-containing protein, whose translation is MNIFSESNPAEEGHPAGQEGKRARRPLVRVSAGSGVMRLAVMGVVGGMLVAGLALPAVGGAGAMVVTASDQLNLRPEALEEPPLAEKTTVLDARGRQIAQFYEEYREVVPLDRVSEVMKTAIISIEDYRFYEHGPIDIEGTIRAFAKNLSSGGVAQGGSSITQQYVKQVLLNTAVTREEKEKALEASYARKLNELRYAMAVEEKYTKDEILEKYLNIAYFGAGANGIEAAAKRFFGVPAAELDLAQAATLAAAVQLPINTDPEGGRKNRQRLLERRNVVLDRMAELGKISQQEADQAKARKLGYKGTPLPGGCTASPYPYFCMYVRSEILRNPAFGKTEKARTRFLNRGGLTIKTTLDPRMQAAAERAIKKWVYASDNPVASQALIQPGTGAIKAMAASRKYGTSKARNEMSYNVVADAAHGGGVGFQPGSTFKTFTLITALKKGMKINDGLTAGAGYRAPGYASFKNCKGENIGDPTHTVTNDEGNPGFKTLQTGTWGSVNTFFLELEQRVGLCDTVQTAKSLGIKRADGLPLQEYETFTLGINEMDPVTVANAYAAIGARGKYCAPMAITQIVDRNGKVTDYRPKCRQALDPEVADATAHILAGVFTKGTMRAVGGLPGRDAAGKTGTTDNQATAWFAGFTPDLAGAVSIGDPRGSQNHKLNGVTIGGRYYGSVFGATIPGPIWKDTMLAALKGVKATPFTPINAARFGGCGQGCAPVRPPRSDEGGDDGDRGDNRGNGRGGNRGNGRGGDNNVIQGPQDR
- the dapB gene encoding 4-hydroxy-tetrahydrodipicolinate reductase, producing the protein MIRVGVLGARGRVGIEVCKAVEAAGDLDLVAAVDKDDPIERLEGAEVVVDFTHPDVVMGNLEWCISHGVHPVVGTTGFDAARLASVRGWLDANPGVNALIAPNFGIAAVLMMHFAQQAARYFESVEIVELHHPNKADAPSGTARRTAELIAEARRKAGSAPMPDATSSQLDGARGAEVEGVHVHAVRLAGLIAHQEVLLGGDGEILTIRHDTMNRSSFTPGVLLGVRRVRELPGLTVGLEHLLDL